The window GGCGCAGGCCGCGCCTACCAGTTCGGCTTCAGGCTGAAGGACAGGGCGACCATCGAGTCCTTTTGGGTGGCCATGCCCATGATCACGTCCTTGGCCTTCATCTCGCGATGGATATAGCCGACGGACGCCTGCATCGGCCCCTTGCGCCAGGCCACGCCGGCCTGGGCATCACCGATAAGCTTGCTGTTGACGTCGGCGCTCATGCCGGCCCGGCTCCAGTCGCCGTTCTGGCCGCGCAACATGTTCAGACCCACGGCCCGGCCGCTGGCGGCGGCGAAGACGTACCAGCGTCCGCGCGGACCAAAGGCCTCGTCGCCGTCGCGCAGACCCAGGGAGTCGGTCACGCGATCTTCGATATTCTTGCCCAGACGTACCGTTGCCCCGGCTTCGGCCGAACCGCCGGCGTCGCCAAAGCCAAAGCCGGCATGGGGCGAGACATCCAGGGCGAACTTGCCGGCGGCCAGCTTGACCGCCGAGGGCCAGCCCCGGGTCAGGGTGACGTCGATGTTTTCGGCGTCGAAGGCGTGAGCGTCGGGGCGCACCAGGCTGAGCGGAGCGACGGCGGCATTGCGGGCCACTGCAGCGACCGAGACCCGGACCGAGTCCACGGCACCGCCATCGGATTCGCCGACCACGAAGGCATTTGACCGCCAGCTCACCGGGCCGCGGCCGTCATAGTAGCGATCGGCATCCAGCAGGCGCACATCGCCATAGGTGGCGGCGGGCGAGAGGGCGAACTGGCCTTCGACCTTGGCCTCAGGTGAGGCGATTTCACGCGGGGCGAAGCCGGCGGCGTCGGTCGGACGGACCTCGCGCAGGCTCAGCTTCATGGGCTCAGCGGCGACGGGGGAGACCTTGAACCGGTCAGACTCGGTCTGAACGGGCTTGGCGGCCGCGGGCTTGGCCGGCTTTGCAGACTTGGTGGCCTTGGGCGCGGCCTCGGCAACGGACAGGGACGCGGTCGCCGTGACGGCGGTCACGATCGTCAGACAGAGCGAGGAAAGAGACGTTTCCCTGATCCGCACCTGGATTCCCCAATCCCAATTGACAGGAGCCTATCGCGTTATTTCCGGCTGTCTACCGCGACGAAAGCTCACAGGATTAACAGCCTCGTCCCGAAACTGTTCCCGAAAAGTAAACGGCGGCAGGAGATTGCCTCCTGCCGCCGCTGAACTCTGTCCGGAATCCTCTCTGCCTATTGGCAGGCGAGGCATTCCTCGTAATCGGTCTTTTCGGCGACATCGAAGCCGCCGGAGGTCTCTGCCGCGAACTCGGCACCGGCATAGGAGGCCCGTTGCACCGACTTGGAGCGCAGATAGTAGAGGGATTTGACGCCCCGCTCCCAAGCCTGCCAGTGCAGCATGTGCAGGTCCCACTTGTCGACGTCGCCGGGCAGGAAGATGTTCACCGACTGGCTCTGGCAGATTTCCGGCGTGCGGTCGGCGGCCAGTTCGACCACCCAGCGCTGATCCAGCTCGAAAGCCGTCTTGTAGACGTCCTTGTCGTCCTGGCTGAGGAAGTCCAGATGCTGGACCGAGCCTTCGTTCTCCAGGATCGAACCCCACACCGCATCGGTGTTCTGGCCCTTCTCCTCGAGCAGCTTCTCCAGATAGGGATTCTTGACGGCGAAGGAGCCCGACAGGGTCTTGTGGGTATAGATATTGGCCGGGATCGGCTCGATGCCGGCCGAGGTGCCGCCGCAGATGATCGAGATCGAGGCGGTCGGGGCGATGGCCAGCTTGTGCGAGAAGCGCTCCATCGAGCCCCGGTCGGCGGCGTCGGGGCAGGGGCCCTTTTCCTCGCCGATGGTGATCGACGCCTTGTCGGCCTCGCGGCGCAGGTGCTTGAACATCCGCATGTTCCAGCTCTTGGCCAGGGCGCTCTCGAACGGCACGTTCTGGCTCTGCAGGAAGCTGTGGAAGCCCATCAGGCCCAGACCCACCGAACGCTCGCGCATGGCGGCATAGGCGGCGGTCGAGGCGGCATCGGGTGCGCGGTCGATGAAGTCCTGCAGGACGTTGTCGAGGAAGCGCATGATGTCCTCGATGAA of the Caulobacter henricii genome contains:
- a CDS encoding lipid A-modifier LpxR family protein, with protein sequence MTAVTATASLSVAEAAPKATKSAKPAKPAAAKPVQTESDRFKVSPVAAEPMKLSLREVRPTDAAGFAPREIASPEAKVEGQFALSPAATYGDVRLLDADRYYDGRGPVSWRSNAFVVGESDGGAVDSVRVSVAAVARNAAVAPLSLVRPDAHAFDAENIDVTLTRGWPSAVKLAAGKFALDVSPHAGFGFGDAGGSAEAGATVRLGKNIEDRVTDSLGLRDGDEAFGPRGRWYVFAAASGRAVGLNMLRGQNGDWSRAGMSADVNSKLIGDAQAGVAWRKGPMQASVGYIHREMKAKDVIMGMATQKDSMVALSFSLKPNW